Within Sphingobium aromaticiconvertens, the genomic segment CCATCCTCTTCGTCGAATATGCTGCGCCCGGCTGGTACATGCTGGCAGGGTGTAAGGGGCATAGCGCCTTCACCGTGGCCAGTGATTCCCGCAGCGCGCAGCGGCGCTATCTCCTGTTCCGTAATGCCCACATTGGAGGACTTCAGGAGCTTTTGAAGACTGTCGCGCGCAGGCCCTGTCAGACTGAAATAGCGATCCGCCTCATAATCCATGAAGATGAGGTGATGCTGGATTTCACAGAATGTCAGTCCGGGGCGAAGCGACAAGGCCATGAGACGCCTTTCCGATAACCGGTGCGCGGGAGCACCGCGCACCGGCAGTGGTGTCAGTCGTCGGAAAGGCCGACCGGGTTCTGCAGCCCGATCTCGTCACCCTGGCCAAGGCCCGGGCCCTTCGTCTCGACGCTGATTGCGCCAAGGTCGATCATATCGTCGTTGCGACGTTCGACAGTCTTTTCCATCACACGTTCCTCTTCGATAGACCGCGATCCATTTCGCGGCACCGACAAGGATGTGCCCGGCGATCGATTATAAGAATTTTATAATCCGATTATAATCGCGACCGACCTTCGATCCCCACGCATAATGGACCTCCGGGCGAATGCTAACAGGGAGAATGCAGCCTATTTCCGACGCGGGACGTGACCGTGCTGTGAGACATGAGTTGGGATCATGCGCCGCCGTCTTTAGCAAAGCCTGGACATTCACGACAGCGACCCGGTCACGCCCGCTCTGCCGGCGGCATTGATCCAAATCTATCCCGACATTTCTGCAATCGCAAATTCTGCCATCTGTAGGAGGTGCCGCGAGGGTTCGTTTTTCCCCCATTTCTGGGGATTTTCAGCATGAGTGAACCGCGAAACATTGGGTTTGTCTGAAGAACCAATGCGGCGAGGGTTGGAGCATGATCGAAATCCGTCACCTCCATTATGTCATAGCGACGGCGGAGCTTGGGAGTTTTAGCCAAGCGGCCGAGTCGCTGCGCATCAAACAATCTACGTTGAGCCAACGGATCCGTCATCTCGAGCAGCGGCTTGGCACCGACCTGTTCGAGCGCTCGACCCGCGGCGCCCGACTGACACGCGCGGGAGACCATTTTATATCGGGCGCGCGCCAGCTTGTGGCTGATCTCGACAGCCTTCATCGCGATACCATCATCTTTGGACAAGGGCGCCGCGGTGCGCTGAAGCTGGGCCTTTCAGGCGCAGTACCCAGCAGCGCGGTCCAGTCTCTCATGCTGGAATTCAGCAAACGCCATGCAGACATCCAGCTATCTGCTGCGGTCTGTGACAGACAAGCGCTTGTGCGCGACTTCGAGCGCGGCCAACTCGACGCCATCATCGTTGCAGGCCATCTGGCCCCGCCGGGCGCGGCCTATCACGCTATTGGCAGCAGCCGGCTTTTTGCCGTCATGGTCCGCGACAACCCTCTGGCATTGCGTGCGCCGCTCTTCTGGTCGGATCTGCGCGACCTTACCCTTCTACTTGCGGACAGCGCGCGCGGGGACGATCTGCTCTCCCAAGTTGCGGGACGTCTTAACATGGCCCAATCGCAGGCTGGTCTGGATCGCGCGGCGATCGTCCGTAGCCCGCTGAATTTGAATGGGCTCTACCAGCTGATTGATGCAGGCTGTTTTACCATCGTGCAGGAGAGCGCGTTCGCTCGCTTGCCCCCGCATCTGGTCGTCTTGCCCCTCCACGAGCCCCATGGCCATGCGCGCATCGATTTTGGCCTCTGCTGGCGCGAAGATGCTAGCAATCCTGCGCTTGCCCCTTTGCTTCGGACCATCATTACGGCTGCCGAGAAGCCTTACCGCTGCGATGCCTTGCAAAGGCGCGGTCCCCCGCCATGAACCGTTCCAACATGGGGCCGATGAGGCGTTCGGGAGAAACCTGCGCTTCACCCGTTTCAGTGGCCAACGCCGCAGCATAGCGCACAAGGTCGCGATGGACATTGGCAGGCAATTCCAGACTGATCTTGACGGGCTTGTCGTCCGCCAGCGATCCCAGGCGCAGCTTGGCCATCACCGATTGCCCAGAGGGGGAAGGACAAGGTCGCGCGTGATCATGACGCGCAGCGGATGGCCCGGCCGGATGGTCAAGGTCGGAGCTATCGCTACCTGACGCTGTATGATCTGTTGCCCGGCCTGATTGAAGCTGTCCTGCGACCCGCGGCGCAGCGCCCGGATGATGTCATTATCGCTATCGGCCGCCAATTCCGTGCCAAGGCCCAAAAGAGTAGAGATCATGGCAGCGCGCGCAACGCCACCCCAGTGATTGTTTACGCTGTCCTGCAAGCCCGAAAAGCCGCTGGCATCGGCGGCAGGTTGACGCTCGAGCATCATCGAGCGCCCGTCTGGCATGATGAGGCGCGTCCATGCCATCAGAAGCCGCGACTGACCGGCATCGATTTGCGAATCATACTCCCCGATCAACCTTGCGCCCTGTGGAATGAGCAGGATGCGCCCCGTCGGGCTGTCATAGACATTCTGCGTGACCTGGGCGCTGATCTGACCGGGCAGGTCGGATCGGATGCCAGTGATCAAGGCGGCGGGTATGATGCTGCCGGCCTGCAGGATGTTGGCGGACGCCACGGGTTCGACGGTAGATGAGGCGAGCGAGCGCGTGTCCATGGTGCCCGTCATGAAAGCACGTTTGGCCGCGCTACCCGATGCCGTCATTGCCGATGGGGCGACAAGGTCCGGCCCGAACGCTGGCGCGGTGGTCGGCGCTCCCGTGGCGACATGCTCCGGCGCGCTGCCCGTCGATTCGGCGCTCCCCTGTCCTATAAACAACTGGCTTGCCTGCGCAGCGTCCCGTTCCTGACGCGCCTTTTGCCGTGCTGCGACGGCCGGATCTATGGCGTGGCGATCGGATGGATAGCCTTGCCCGGAAACTTGGTTGTCGTTGCCGCCCTGTTGTGCAGCAAGGATCGGCCGTCCCAGGTCACCCGGCAGTGGCGGTCCCAATTGCGGAACCTGGCTATAGTCCTTGGGCACTGATCCCAGCCCGTCGGCCTTTGCCCGGCCCTCGGTCGCGTAGACTTCCTGGCCGACCGGTTTCTCCGGCGGCTGTAGCGCATAGATGAGAGCGCCCCCGATGCTCAAACCTGCAAACACGCCTACCCCGGCCAATGTCTTGCGCGACAGGCGCATTACCGTCGGCGCATCGCCTCCCAACTTGAACGGGGCCGCCGACGATGGCGCGGGCGAACTATCCTGATCGTTACGGCCGCTCATGGTCGGGTTCTCCTCCCGCTTGCGATCCGTGTCAGACGCACCCGCTGCGCCGTCTTCTTGTCCCCCATGCGCAACTCGGCTGCGCTGAAGAGTCGGTCGATGATGATGAAACGGTCCTGCACCCGATAATTGACGAGCTCGGCATTGCCGCCGCTTCCCAGGATGAAGACGGGCGGCATTTCGCCCTGCGCGACGCTTGCGGGAAACTCGATGAAGACCTGGCTACCGTCGTCGAATGCGCGCAGCGGTCGCCAGCTCGGCTTGTCCCCATCGATCGCGTAGCCGAAATCGAGCGAAGCGATGTTGATGCCAGCGGCGATCGGCGCCTTTGCGGCGATAGCGGCGTTGCTCCGTCGCAGCGCAATCAATTCATCCTGTGGGTAGGACCAGGATACCGACGCCATATAGGTGGTCGGGGTAGCGCGCAGTTCGAGATGATAGGTCCGCCGATCGGTGTTGATCACCAGGTTGGTCAGGAGATCGGGCCGGGTCGGCTTTGCCAGGATATGGACGCGTTGCGTCTCACCCGCACCGCTGAGCGTATCGCCGATAATCCATCGTACGGTATCGCCCGCAGCGACGGGCCCCGCGCCGACGAGCGTTTCTCCGGGCTGAAGGGCGATGTCCGTCACCTGTCCGGGTGCCGTGTAGACCTGATAAAGAGCGCCTTCCGCCCAGGGATATTGCTGCATGGCGTTGATGAAACCATTGCGCGCGGGCTCTATGCGGGCTGCGGCATTGGCAGCGACGATCCGGGTTTTGGGATCGGCAAGCCCCGGGGCGGGGGCTATGGGCGGCACCGGCTTGAGTTGCCCCGGCAACGGTAGCGGCTTGGCAACAGTCACGATCTCGACCTGTTTCTCAGGTTCCGCAATGCGCACTGCAGGCGTCTGCGTTGCCCCATGCAGGGCTGGGCGCGTCGCTGCGCAGGCCGTGGTCGTGTTTACGGAAATCAGCAAAGCCGCAATTGCGGCCCCGGAACGATGAACGTGCATCATTGGGAAAGCTCCTTCGACCAGTTGATGGCGTTGACGAACAGACCGAGCGGGTTCTTGCGCAGGGCATCGGGCGCGGAGGGTGGCTGGATCACGACCGTCACGATGGCCGACCACCGGCTTGTCTCAACCAGTGCCCCATCCTGGTATCGCCGCTCGGTCCAGGAAACGCGAAAGCTGCTGTCCGACGACCGGATCACGCTCGATATGTCGACCGCAACCTGCGTCTTGCCGACAAGCGCGAACGGGTCATTCGCCCGCGCATAATCATTGAGGACCATCGCGCCGCGATCCGTGGTGAAGTCATAGGCGCGCAGCCATGCCTGGCGCAGGACGATCGGATCGGCCGGGATGCTGCGAACCTCCTCGACGAAGCGCGCAAGATGGAAGGCGATCTGCGGATCGGTCGGACGGTATCCCGCATCGGCGGGGCCGACGGCCTGTGCTTCGCCGAACTTATCCACCTGCACGACCCAGGGCACGATCGAGCCGCGCGCCGATTGCCAGATCAAGCCGGCGGCAAGACCACCAGACAGCATCAGCGTGCCGAAAAAGGCGAGACGCCAATTGCGCGCCTGGACGCGCGCCGAGCCGATGCGATCGTCCCAAGCCTGGGCAGCACGCTGGTAAGGCGTGACCGGCTCCGGGGTCTGGCCGTACCGGATGGATGGTCGTTTGAACATGGTCAGTCCCTTCCGCTCAGATCGATTGAAGCGCCGCCACCACCGCTGTCGCCACCGCGCAATGTGTGGGCGGCGGTCGAAACCCCGTGGGCGATCGTCTGCCGCTGGCGCATTGCCGTCGCCCATTTTGGCGGCCCGGACGCAGCTTCAGCGCCACCACTGTTCGTCGATGCGCCCGATTTTCCGGCGTTGAAGCTTTGCTTCATTGCATCGGCAGCGCGGCGGAGTGGGGACGTGGCGGCAGAGCCGGCCGCTCTTCCCAACGCACCGATCCCGCCCGCGACGGCGTCTCCCCCGCTCTTGCCCGCTGCACCGGCGCTATAGGTGGCGCTGGTCGATCCGGCCGCACGGGCGGCGGCGCTCGATGCGCTCGCTACGGCCCCCCCGACAGCGCCTGCCGCGAGCCGGGCACCTGCGGCCCCGCCGGCCAGGGTGGCGCCGGCTGCAATCGCCGTACCCGCCGCTGCGCCTGCACCAAGCTGCGGGCCTCCGGTGACGATGCCATTGGCGATGCCGGGGCCGAATATGCCCAGACCAAGCAAGGACAATGAGGCGAGCGCGATCGACATGGCCTGTTCCGCAGTCGGCGCTGTTCCACCCAGCGCATTGATGAACTGGTCGAACAGTTCCGTGCCGATGCCGGTGATGACGGCGAGAACCAGGATCTTGATGCCGCTCGATACGATATGGCCAAGCACCCGCTCCGCCATGAATGCCGTCCGCCCAAAAAAGGCGAAGGGCAGCAGGACGAACCCGGCCAGCGTCACCAGCTTGAACTCGATCAGCGTGATGAACAGCTGTACGGCAAGAATGAAGAAGGCGAGGATCACGATCATCCAGGCCAACAGCAGCACGGCAATCTGGACGAAATTGGCGAAAAACGAGGTGAATCCCATCATCTCGGACGCGGACGTGAGAAGCGGTTCGCCTGCATCTAGCCCAACCGCGGCAACGCTACCCGGCTTCATGAACTCGGCGAGGCTGATGCCGGTGCCGCTCGCCTTAAGGCCCAGCCCGGCAAAGGACTGGAACAGGATTTGCGAGAGCGAGGAGAAGTTGCCGATGATGAACGCGAAAAAGCCGATATAGAGCGTCTTCTTGACCAGGCGTTGCAGGACATCCTCGTCGGCACCCCATGCCCAAAACAGCCCGGCAAGTGTCACGTCGATTGCGATCAGCGTGGTCGAGAGAAACCCGACCTCCCCGCCAAGAAGGCCAAAACCGGAATCGATATAGGCCGTGAAGGTCGCGAGGAACCCGTCGATGACACCGACATCATTCATGTCCGGTAGGCTCCTGCCCATCTGATCGGGCGTTGCGGCCATCATCTGTGCCGAAGAAGCGGCGTCGCTCGGCTTCCCAGGCCGCTTCGCAGGTTGGATCCTCTGCCGTGACGTGCCGACAGCGAACAAGGGCGGCCGCGCGATTCTCGGTCGACACCGGCATCGGTTCAGTGGGCGTGCCTCGCTGCTGGTGCATGACCGTGAGCACTGCAACCGTCAGCATGCCACCGCCTGCGATGCCCGCCAGCGCCAGGCGTCCGCTCCGCATCCTATTCGCCCGACCGCGCCATGAAACGCTGGAATCGGACGCGGCCCTCCGCCTCCGCCGTGGCTGCGCGTGCCGCTTCGATCGTCTGGGCGCGCCCCTGCGCTGCGAGCATGGCGGTGATATCGGCCAGTTGCTGGGACTGGAGCGCGACAAGCTGGTTCCCGGCCTGGGCAGCTTGCAACGCGCCCGATGCCGACTGGCTGGCTGAAACAAGATCGTCCATCGAGGTCCGGGTGCCGTCGATGTTGCCGACCACCCCGGCCTGGACCTTTAACGCATCCTCGAACGCATCGACGCTGGTGGACCAACGGTCCTGGGCACCGGCGACCAGATCGGCGTCTGAACTCGACAGCGCTATATCGCCATATTTGGTGGAGAAGGCCTGCTCGATCTGGGTCACGTCATAGGCCAGGCGCTGTGCTTGCCCCAGCAGACGCTGGGTCTGCCGCACCTGCTGCTGGAGCGCCTGAAGGCTGCTGAACGGCAAACTCGTGAGGTTTTTCGTGTCGTTGAGAAGCGAGGCCGCCTCGTTCTGCAATGACCGGATCTGGTTGTTGATCTGCTGCAAGGCGCGTGCCGCCTGCAGCACGTTGGAGGCATAGTTGGTGGGGTCATAGACGACGAGCGCCTGCGCGGGCGTCATGGCCAATGCGAGCGCAACAGCGCAGAGGCCAAGCGGGCGAACGATGAAGCGCGATGTCATGAACTTTGCTCCTTTGGCTCTTGCGTGGAAAGCAGGTCTGCCGCCCAGTCGTGACCGCATGCGCGCAGCCAGGCCGCGGCGAACTCTTCGTCGCCCGGTTGGCTCAGTATGTGGTCGATCTTCAACTGGTCGGACTTGGAGGACACGGCGGTAAAGGCGAGCGCCACCTCCTTTAGCCCTAAGTCCATCAGGCGATTGCCGCGCCGTGACTGGACATAATAATCGCGCTTTGGCGTCGCCCGCGCCAATATCTCGATCTGCCGGGCATTGAGCCCGAACCGGGCATAGATGGCGCTGATCTGCGGTTCGGTCGCCCGCTCATTGGCCAGGAATATCCGGGTCGGGCAGCTTTCGATGATGGCTGGCGCAATGGCGCTGGTTTCAATGTCGGCCAGGCTCTGCGTCGCAAAGATCACGCTCGCATTCTTCTTGCGCAGCGTCTTGAGCCATTCGCGCAATTGCGCGGCAAAGGTCGGGCTGTCGAGTACCAGCCAGCCCTCATCGATGATGACGAGGCTGGGCGATCCATCGAGCCTGTTCTCGATCCGGTGGAAAAGATAGGCCAGCACCGGAGCGGCTGCGGCGCAGCCCACCAGTCCCTCGGTTTCGAATATCTGAACATGGGCATCGCCCAGTTGTTCTGCCTCGGCATCGAGCAGGCGACCCCAAGCCCCGCCCACGCAATAGGGCTGCAGCGCCTGTTTGAGGGCTTGGGATTGCAGCAGCACCGCAAGACCCGTCAGCGTCCGTTCGTCGGGCCTCGCGCTGGCGAGCGATCGGAGCGCCGCCCACAGATGGTCCTTGGCCTGGGGATCGAGCGTGATCCCCTCCGCCTCCAGGATCGAACCGACCCATTGCGCCGCCCATGCCTGTTCGACCGGATCATCGATCCTTGCTAGAGGCTGGAGCGATACCGCCGCATTCTCGGCGTGAAGCCCGGTCCCCAGATCCTGCCATTCACCGCCCATCGCCAGCGCCGCAGCACGCATGCTGGCGCCAAAGTCGAAGGCGAAGATCTGTGCGCCCGGATAGCGGCGAAACTGCATCGCCATCAGGGCGAGCAGAACCGATTTGCCCGCGCCTGTCGGCCCTACCACCAGTGTGTGCCCGACATCGCCAACATGCAGCGAGAAGCGGAAAGGCGTCGAGCCCTCGGTTTTGGCATGGAATAGCGGCGGGCCATTGAGATGCGCATCACCCGGCGGTCCGGACCAGACGGCCGACAGCGGCATCATATGCGCAAGGTTGAGCGTGCTGATCGGCGGCTGCCGGACATTGGCGTAGACATGGCCCGGCAGCGACCCGAGCCATGCCTCAACAGCGTTGAGCCCTTCGGTCGTGCAGGTGAAATCCCGGCCCTGGATCACCTTCTCGACCAGACGAAGCTTCTCGGCGGCGATTGCAGGGTTGGTGTCCCACACCGTCACTGTGGCGGTCACATAGGCCTGGCCGATCATGTCCGAGCCCAGTTCCTGCAAGGCCAGATCGGCGTCTGCAGCCTTGTTCGATGCGTCCGTGTCCAGCAGGGTCGAGGCTTCGTTAGTCATCACCTCCTTGAGAATGGCCGCGACCGACTTGCGCTTGGCGAACCATTGTCGCCGGATTTTGCCGAGCAACCGGGTGGCATCGGCCTTGTCGAGCATGATCGCCCGCGTCGACCAGCGATAGGGAAAGGCCAGACGATTGAGTTCGTCGAGCAGGCCAGGATAGGTTGAGGTCGGAAAGCCGGTGACGGTCAGGCTGCGCAGATAGCTATTGCCGAGGCGCGGTTCCAGGCCACCGACCAGCGGTTCGTCCGCCAGGAGCGCATCGAGGTGCATCGGCGTTTCAGGTACGCGCACGTCCTGACGCTTGGTCGAGATCGTCGAGTGAAGATAGGTGAGGGTCGCGCCATCGTCGAGCCAGGCGATTTCCGGCAGGAATCCTTCAAGCAGCTGGACGATCCGGTGTGAGCGGTCGATGAAACCAGCGAGCAGTTCGGCTCCGTTGGACGTCGTTGTCGAACGGCCCTCGTAAAGCCAGCGTTCGGCCCGTGCGCTGTCCTCCGCTGGCGGCATCCACAGCAGGGTGGCATAGTAGGCGCTGTCATAATGTGCGCCCTCTTCGTGAAATTGCTCGCGTCGTTCCCGGTCCAGCAGTCGCGAGGCCGGATCAGGAAAGACGTCGTCGGGATAGTCGTTCGCTGGCACCCGCTGCGCCTCGGTGAACAAGGCCCAGCCTGAGCCGAGCCGACGCAGCGCGCTATTCAGTCGCGCGGTCGTCGCCACCAGTTCAGCGGGCGTCGCGGAATCGAGGTCAGGTCCCCGGAAACGGGCAGTGCGCTGGAACGAGCCGTCCTTGTTGAGGACGACGCCCGGCGCGACCAGTGCGGCCCAAGGCAGGAAATCGCTCAGGCTGCTCGCGGTCGAGCGATATTCACGCAGCGACATCATGCCCGTAGCCAGGTCGGATAGCGAACATGCCGCCGGGCCACATCGACGAAGTTCGGATCGTGGCGGGCGGCCCATACGCCCAGCACATGACCGATGGCCCAAAGCACGAGGCCTGCGATCCACAGCCGTAACCCGAGGCCGACGGCGCCTGCCAGCGTCCCGTTGACGATTGCCAGCGCGCGCGGCGCGCCGCCCAGAAGGATCGGCTCGGTGAGGGACCGATGCACCGGCACGTCAAAGCCTGGAACCTGTCCAACCCTATCCATCAGACGAGCGCTCCCCCGCCGAACGAGAAGAAGGAGAGGAAGAAGCTCGTTGCGGCGAACGCAATACTCAGACCGAATACGATCTGGATGAGCTTGCGAGCGCCGCCCGATGTATCACCAAATGCCAGGGTCAGGCCGGTTACCGTGATGATCATCACGGCGATGATCTTGGCGACCGGCCCTTCGATCGATTCCAGGATGGACTGGAGCGGCGCTTCCCAGGGCATCGACGATCCGGCCGCATAAGCCGGAATCACGGACGCCATAGCGAAGATGCCAGCGAGCGCCAGATGACTGGCACTCCGGCGGATTGGCATGACAGGCTGGATCATCAAACGTCTCCTTGGCTTGTGAGGGAATATTCGCCCTTGGGATTGAGGCCATCGACGCGAACAAGTTCGGCCAGACGGCGGCCATGGCCGTCGCGCACAAGCACCGCGACGATGTCGATCGTCTCGGCGATCAGGGCGCGAGGAACCGTGACGACGGCTTCCTGGATGAGCTGTTCCATTCGCCGCAGTGCGCCCATGCCCGATCCCGCGTGGATGGTGCCGATCCCGCCCGGATGGCCCGTCCCCCAAGCTTTGATCAGGTCGAGGGCTTCGGCCCCACGCACCTCACCGATCGGAATGCGGTCGGGCCGCAGGCGCATGGCGGATCGCACGAGATCGGACAGCGTGGCGACGCCATCCTTGGTTCGCATCGCGATCAGGTTGGGAGATGTGCACTGGAGCTCGCGCGTATCTTCGATGAGGACGATCCTGTCGGTCGTCCTGGCGACCTCGGCCAGAAGCGCGTTGGTGAGCGTCGTCTTGCCGGTCCCTGTGCCACCGGCCACCAGGATGTTCTGGCGCGTGGCAACGGCTTGCGCCAATATGTCGGCTTGGCGCGCAGACATGATATTGGCGGCGACATAATCCGCGAGCGTGAACACAGCGACGGCGGGCTTGCGAATGGCGAATGTCGGCGTTTGGACGACGGGCGGAAGAAGCCCCTCGAACCGCTCGCCGGTATCGGGAAGTTCGGCCGACACGCGAGGCGCTCCGTCATGAACCTCCGCGCCGACATGATGTGCGACCAGACGGATGATGCGCTCGCCGTCGGCGGCCGACAGGCAGGCCCCGGTATCGCTGAGGCCTTCGCCCAGCCGATCAACCCAGATATGCCCGTCGGGATTGAGCATGATCTCGATGACGCACGCATCGTCGAGCCAGCCGATGATCGCCGAACCGAACGCTGTGCGGAGCATGCGCGAGCCGCGTGTCCTGGCTTCTGTACGGAGCGGATATATGCTCATGGATCGACCCTGCCGATTGCCGGACCGTTGGCGGTCCAGCTCAGGGGATGAACAAGAAAGCCACATTACCCATGCCCGCAACATCCAAATCGCTTCGGCGTAATGTGGCGTAGAAAGACAGGGAAACGGCGGTTATGCGGATGCCGTTCGACGAGGGGACGGCGTTTCGTCCCCTCGTCCAGACGTTACCAATATCGATGTCGCTGGAAGATTTCGGAAAAGGAGATCAGGCCGTCGAACAGCGCCCGGATCACAAGCGACGTTCTCTTGCGCACGCCATAGCGCTCGCGCGCGAACTTGAGATGCTGGATCACTGTTTCCTTGGAGATGCCCAATATGTCGGCAATCTCGCCGTCGGTATTTCCACGAGCAGCCCATAGAACGCAGTCGCGTTGACGTTCCGTGATCGCGGAATCCCCAGACAGTGTCGTGCGGCCCAGAAGGCGTTGCCCGCGTTCGAACGCGAGCCCGCCGATGAGTTGCGCCGTCCAGATCTGATCGCGAGGCAGCGGCTCGTCGGCTCGTGTGACGAATGTACAGGATCCACTGACTTCGCCAGGGATGTGCGAGGGGACGGTAAATCCTTCGCCCAGCCCGTGGGCTTGACCGGCAGCTAGAACGGCGCGATCGGCAGGCGTCAGCGTGAGAAATCGTGGAATGGTGAGCCAGGCAAAGCCCAGATGGGTCCGGTGGCTGGCCCGTCGGATCGGATCGCGCGGCCCCAGGTCCCTGTCCACATAATAGGCGGCCCAGCCACGTGGATAATTGTGGATTTGAAGAGGTTGATTTTGTGGCATCCTCAGATCGATGTGCTCAGCCAGCGCGAAATAGTCGAAACCCATTTCCCGCGCGATCCTCGCCAGGAATTCGTATAGCATGTGCATATCCGATGCCTCCGCTAACGCAGCAGCAAGGGCATCCAACCGTCGATAACGACCCATGATAGTAGCATAATCGACCGCAAGGGCGTTCCCAACCCGCAGGTCTCGCGATTCGCCTTCCTCAATCTATGCGCTCCCCGTTCGTCCTCACAACGATCGGTGAAACGAGGTGAGCGGACAGCTTATGGCATTTTCGCTATGTGACAATTGCGTGACGGACATGTGGGATTGCCAAGCGTGCAACCTGGACCACTCAGTCCTCTCCAGCCGACGGCAGTCTGCCTCTCTTCCAAGCAGGTGATGGTCCATACGTATTGGGAAGAAGGATGCGCGATCGCCCGGCTGTCCGGCGATCCCCGTGACTATGCCGGCAGACGTACTCCTTCGGAAGGGTTCTCACCGCTACATTGCCAGGCCAGCTTCTGCGGAAACCGGATTTTCAGTGGCTCAACCTACGCCAGAACCAGCCGCAAATACGCGCGCAGCATATTACGTCCTTATTACTTTAAGTTTTTCCGGAGGTCGCGTAATATGAAAACTTGGCCCAGTCGCCCCAGAAACCATTGATTTTACGATGATTTCTGGAGCGGGCGAAGGGATTCGAACCCTCGACCCCAACCTTGGCAAGGTTGTGCTCTACCCCTGAGCTACGCCCGCTCTGGCAGCCGATTGGGAAGCCCTATCGGCGGCTGAGGCGTGGCAACTAGCAGCGGTTTTCAGGCTCGGCAAGGGGGAATGTTATAAAAATTCCGCAGCCACAAAATCTCTGGCGAAAGGGCACGGCTTCCTTGCGTCCCACCTTGCGCGCGCGGGGTGACGCTTCCCATATGGCGGGCTATAAGGATCGCAATTACCGTAAGCATTGGCAGGAGATAGACGTTGGCGACTTTGGGAATGAGCGAAAAGGACAAGGCTGCGGTGGAGGATTTCCGCCGCGATGTCGTGGACCCGTCGCGCACTTCGCTCGTCATCGTCGACT encodes:
- the trbK-alt gene encoding putative entry exclusion protein TrbK-alt, which translates into the protein MRSGRLALAGIAGGGMLTVAVLTVMHQQRGTPTEPMPVSTENRAAALVRCRHVTAEDPTCEAAWEAERRRFFGTDDGRNARSDGQEPTGHE
- the trbG gene encoding P-type conjugative transfer protein TrbG — protein: MMHVHRSGAAIAALLISVNTTTACAATRPALHGATQTPAVRIAEPEKQVEIVTVAKPLPLPGQLKPVPPIAPAPGLADPKTRIVAANAAARIEPARNGFINAMQQYPWAEGALYQVYTAPGQVTDIALQPGETLVGAGPVAAGDTVRWIIGDTLSGAGETQRVHILAKPTRPDLLTNLVINTDRRTYHLELRATPTTYMASVSWSYPQDELIALRRSNAAIAAKAPIAAGINIASLDFGYAIDGDKPSWRPLRAFDDGSQVFIEFPASVAQGEMPPVFILGSGGNAELVNYRVQDRFIIIDRLFSAAELRMGDKKTAQRVRLTRIASGRRTRP
- the trbL gene encoding P-type conjugative transfer protein TrbL → MNDVGVIDGFLATFTAYIDSGFGLLGGEVGFLSTTLIAIDVTLAGLFWAWGADEDVLQRLVKKTLYIGFFAFIIGNFSSLSQILFQSFAGLGLKASGTGISLAEFMKPGSVAAVGLDAGEPLLTSASEMMGFTSFFANFVQIAVLLLAWMIVILAFFILAVQLFITLIEFKLVTLAGFVLLPFAFFGRTAFMAERVLGHIVSSGIKILVLAVITGIGTELFDQFINALGGTAPTAEQAMSIALASLSLLGLGIFGPGIANGIVTGGPQLGAGAAAGTAIAAGATLAGGAAGARLAAGAVGGAVASASSAAARAAGSTSATYSAGAAGKSGGDAVAGGIGALGRAAGSAATSPLRRAADAMKQSFNAGKSGASTNSGGAEAASGPPKWATAMRQRQTIAHGVSTAAHTLRGGDSGGGGASIDLSGRD
- the trbJ gene encoding P-type conjugative transfer protein TrbJ, translating into MTSRFIVRPLGLCAVALALAMTPAQALVVYDPTNYASNVLQAARALQQINNQIRSLQNEAASLLNDTKNLTSLPFSSLQALQQQVRQTQRLLGQAQRLAYDVTQIEQAFSTKYGDIALSSSDADLVAGAQDRWSTSVDAFEDALKVQAGVVGNIDGTRTSMDDLVSASQSASGALQAAQAGNQLVALQSQQLADITAMLAAQGRAQTIEAARAATAEAEGRVRFQRFMARSGE
- a CDS encoding benenodin family lasso peptide, with protein sequence MEKTVERRNDDMIDLGAISVETKGPGLGQGDEIGLQNPVGLSDD
- a CDS encoding DUF2274 domain-containing protein → MAKLRLGSLADDKPVKISLELPANVHRDLVRYAAALATETGEAQVSPERLIGPMLERFMAGDRAFARHRSGKASRQP
- the trbF gene encoding conjugal transfer protein TrbF, encoding MFKRPSIRYGQTPEPVTPYQRAAQAWDDRIGSARVQARNWRLAFFGTLMLSGGLAAGLIWQSARGSIVPWVVQVDKFGEAQAVGPADAGYRPTDPQIAFHLARFVEEVRSIPADPIVLRQAWLRAYDFTTDRGAMVLNDYARANDPFALVGKTQVAVDISSVIRSSDSSFRVSWTERRYQDGALVETSRWSAIVTVVIQPPSAPDALRKNPLGLFVNAINWSKELSQ
- a CDS encoding TrbI/VirB10 family protein yields the protein MSGRNDQDSSPAPSSAAPFKLGGDAPTVMRLSRKTLAGVGVFAGLSIGGALIYALQPPEKPVGQEVYATEGRAKADGLGSVPKDYSQVPQLGPPLPGDLGRPILAAQQGGNDNQVSGQGYPSDRHAIDPAVAARQKARQERDAAQASQLFIGQGSAESTGSAPEHVATGAPTTAPAFGPDLVAPSAMTASGSAAKRAFMTGTMDTRSLASSTVEPVASANILQAGSIIPAALITGIRSDLPGQISAQVTQNVYDSPTGRILLIPQGARLIGEYDSQIDAGQSRLLMAWTRLIMPDGRSMMLERQPAADASGFSGLQDSVNNHWGGVARAAMISTLLGLGTELAADSDNDIIRALRRGSQDSFNQAGQQIIQRQVAIAPTLTIRPGHPLRVMITRDLVLPPLGNR
- a CDS encoding LysR family transcriptional regulator — its product is MIEIRHLHYVIATAELGSFSQAAESLRIKQSTLSQRIRHLEQRLGTDLFERSTRGARLTRAGDHFISGARQLVADLDSLHRDTIIFGQGRRGALKLGLSGAVPSSAVQSLMLEFSKRHADIQLSAAVCDRQALVRDFERGQLDAIIVAGHLAPPGAAYHAIGSSRLFAVMVRDNPLALRAPLFWSDLRDLTLLLADSARGDDLLSQVAGRLNMAQSQAGLDRAAIVRSPLNLNGLYQLIDAGCFTIVQESAFARLPPHLVVLPLHEPHGHARIDFGLCWREDASNPALAPLLRTIITAAEKPYRCDALQRRGPPP